Proteins found in one Pontibacter sp. SGAir0037 genomic segment:
- a CDS encoding sigma-54 dependent transcriptional regulator: MPQILVIDDDPTFCLMLSTFLKRQQFVVQTAQSAGEGLKLAKSTSFDLVLTDFRLPDKNGLELLSQLKIVSAEMPVILMTHYADIRTAVKAIKMGAFEYITKPINPDETLLTIHKALKHRTANVHEAAGSATAESFGFVHGRSTQAAQLDEYISLIAPTNMSVIVEGESGTGKEYVSQSIHQHSKRKDKPFVAIDCGALSKELAGSELFGYVKGAFTGALADKQGQFEVANGGTLFLDEIGNLPYEIQVKLLRALQERVIRKIGGTTDIEVDVRIIAATNEDLVQAVSRGDFREDLYHRLNEFKINISPLRDRQFDILLFADHFLQQANHELERTIIGFDAAVMKALEQYNWPGNLRELRNVVRRAVLLAKSDVVTLDGLPSEIACFIPEQPQPLAVTAPGASIEDKPEPIAGTDLKSAAERSEKELILQMLEKVKYNKAKAARLLNIDRKTLYNKLKLYNIEV, from the coding sequence ATGCCCCAGATTCTTGTAATTGACGATGATCCAACCTTTTGCCTGATGTTGAGCACATTTCTGAAAAGGCAGCAGTTTGTGGTGCAGACGGCACAATCGGCGGGCGAAGGGTTAAAATTAGCAAAATCAACCTCTTTCGACCTTGTTTTAACAGATTTCAGATTACCGGATAAAAACGGGCTGGAGCTCCTGAGCCAGCTTAAAATTGTTTCAGCAGAAATGCCTGTTATCCTGATGACACACTACGCTGATATCCGGACGGCTGTAAAAGCTATTAAGATGGGTGCGTTTGAGTATATCACCAAACCTATCAATCCGGACGAAACATTACTCACTATCCATAAAGCTTTAAAGCATAGAACTGCTAATGTGCATGAAGCAGCAGGTAGTGCAACTGCTGAAAGTTTCGGGTTTGTGCATGGCAGGAGTACACAGGCTGCTCAACTGGATGAGTATATTTCTTTGATTGCTCCTACCAATATGTCGGTTATTGTAGAAGGAGAGAGTGGTACAGGTAAGGAGTATGTATCCCAGAGTATACACCAGCACAGCAAACGGAAAGATAAGCCTTTTGTAGCCATAGACTGTGGTGCTCTGTCGAAGGAACTGGCAGGAAGTGAATTGTTTGGGTATGTGAAGGGTGCCTTTACAGGAGCCCTGGCCGATAAGCAGGGACAGTTTGAGGTAGCAAACGGCGGAACTCTGTTTCTGGATGAAATAGGTAATCTGCCCTATGAGATTCAGGTAAAGCTGCTACGTGCCCTGCAGGAGCGGGTAATCAGGAAAATAGGAGGTACAACCGATATAGAGGTAGATGTGCGGATAATTGCCGCTACCAACGAAGACCTGGTGCAGGCTGTAAGCCGTGGTGATTTTCGGGAGGATCTTTATCACCGCTTAAACGAATTCAAGATCAACATTTCGCCATTGCGGGATCGGCAGTTCGATATTCTCTTGTTTGCTGATCATTTTTTGCAGCAGGCTAACCATGAGCTGGAGCGTACCATCATCGGGTTCGATGCAGCCGTGATGAAGGCGCTGGAACAATACAACTGGCCTGGTAATTTACGCGAGTTGCGCAATGTGGTCAGAAGGGCGGTGCTACTAGCTAAGTCAGACGTGGTAACGTTAGATGGCTTGCCGTCTGAAATAGCCTGCTTTATACCAGAGCAGCCACAGCCTTTGGCTGTAACTGCACCAGGTGCAAGTATAGAAGATAAGCCGGAACCAATTGCCGGAACAGATTTAAAAAGTGCCGCTGAACGTAGCGAGAAAGAGCTAATCCTTCAGATGCTCGAAAAAGTAAAGTATAATAAAGCAAAGGCCGCCCGGCTTCTGAACATAGACAGGAAAACGCTTTACAACAAGCTAAAGCTTTATAATATTGAAGTGTGA
- a CDS encoding ATP-binding protein: protein MPALKVTTKTKVITGFSLALSVIVVALHLTYSSFTQLLHSVSILSQPNVKLVKLQHTLADMATAESSIRAYTLTTNNKHLDAYLSNMETVDCQIDSLRLFFARTQAERLQVDSVSALLQAKKQRLEQYIALKKQHRDYNYSGEVMQQIASSAVNPPKATTIKRSTTTTISERAATEDTKPQAEEKNRRSLLSRIFSKKPEEPKPEEAPALKSIPQVTVRQNTSVDSSKASTTEVAELGQVRRILNDVQRKANRNESMLLKQELALLQQDKQIMDKIRAMIYKLEQHELKQAAVNSAHAKKVAHNTSLTLLLIGVFGLVIGIAFILLILRDITRSNLYKKQLIRARKEAVQLARTKEAFLANMSHEIRTPLHTVLGYAEQLKNSPLQLQQQEQLQAIHNAGEHLLHIANDVLDLSKLEAGKVQVQITEFSLPTLLQEVEQAFVLKAKGKGIGFRIELSEQLQQPLQGDPVCLKQVLFNLADNAIKFTHQGEVCIQAHLKSERRGIMVVEIVVSDTGIGIPPEKVEHIFGEFNQADSSIIRQYGGTGLGLAISKRLAEMQNGGLYLQSTPGKGSAFSLILSMRKGNRIAASASKAPVRQAQETLKSKQVLVIDDDAYSRNLCEMVLQRWGAIVTLAEDGYAALEAVSRQAFDLVLTDIQLPGMSGKALARAIRKKNPHIPIVALTANIMSNSSNFFAKTGISDYLLKPFSEQALLHTLTKAISQASTEPMKQHAQKPQHNKQTETPAAPPLYDLTEMRLFAGNDQEALLAILEVLVTDHHQNLKKLAQAFDEGNWQGLGIVAHKMLTAFKHLKAHHIADPLLKLEQLLHQENTPDKAQLEKLVKHLQLSITLVLDNLRQEIKQLSARELEV from the coding sequence ATGCCTGCTTTAAAAGTAACAACAAAAACAAAGGTAATTACCGGCTTCAGCTTAGCCCTGTCTGTAATTGTTGTTGCCCTTCACCTTACTTACAGCAGCTTTACGCAGCTGCTTCACTCAGTTAGCATACTTTCACAGCCTAATGTAAAGCTGGTAAAGCTGCAGCATACCCTTGCCGATATGGCAACTGCAGAAAGTTCGATCAGGGCCTATACGCTCACCACCAATAATAAGCACCTCGATGCTTACCTGAGCAACATGGAGACTGTAGACTGCCAGATTGATTCGCTGCGCCTGTTTTTTGCGCGCACCCAGGCAGAGCGCCTGCAAGTAGACTCTGTTTCAGCATTGTTACAAGCAAAGAAACAGCGCCTTGAGCAATACATTGCTTTAAAAAAGCAACACCGAGACTACAACTACTCAGGTGAAGTAATGCAGCAAATTGCCTCCTCTGCTGTTAACCCGCCTAAGGCTACTACTATTAAACGGAGTACTACCACTACAATATCTGAAAGAGCAGCCACAGAAGACACGAAGCCACAGGCAGAAGAAAAAAACAGGCGCAGCCTGCTAAGCAGGATATTTTCTAAAAAACCGGAAGAACCCAAGCCGGAAGAAGCTCCAGCTTTAAAAAGCATTCCCCAGGTTACTGTACGGCAGAATACTTCTGTCGATTCCAGCAAAGCCAGCACAACAGAAGTAGCCGAGTTAGGCCAGGTAAGGCGCATCTTAAACGATGTACAGCGCAAAGCTAACAGAAATGAAAGTATGCTGCTTAAACAGGAACTGGCCTTGCTGCAACAGGATAAGCAGATCATGGACAAGATCAGGGCCATGATTTATAAGCTGGAGCAACACGAGCTCAAACAAGCAGCAGTTAATTCTGCCCACGCTAAAAAGGTTGCTCATAATACCTCACTAACACTTCTCCTCATTGGTGTGTTTGGGCTGGTGATCGGAATAGCTTTTATCCTGCTTATCCTGCGCGACATCACGCGAAGTAATTTATATAAGAAACAACTTATCAGAGCACGCAAAGAAGCTGTACAGCTTGCCCGTACAAAAGAGGCTTTTCTGGCAAACATGAGCCACGAAATCAGAACACCGCTTCATACAGTGCTGGGTTATGCAGAGCAGCTAAAAAATTCTCCTTTGCAACTACAGCAGCAGGAACAGCTGCAAGCCATTCATAACGCTGGTGAGCACCTGCTCCATATAGCCAACGATGTGCTGGATCTTTCCAAGCTTGAGGCAGGTAAGGTTCAGGTTCAGATAACAGAATTCAGCCTGCCCACACTTTTACAGGAAGTGGAGCAAGCTTTTGTGCTTAAAGCAAAGGGTAAAGGCATAGGCTTTCGTATAGAGCTGAGCGAGCAGCTACAGCAGCCACTTCAGGGCGATCCGGTATGCCTGAAGCAGGTACTTTTTAATCTCGCTGATAATGCCATTAAGTTTACCCACCAAGGGGAAGTATGCATACAGGCGCACCTGAAATCTGAGCGCCGAGGCATTATGGTCGTAGAAATAGTGGTTTCAGATACAGGTATAGGTATTCCGCCGGAGAAAGTTGAGCATATATTCGGAGAGTTTAACCAGGCAGACAGCTCCATCATCCGGCAATATGGTGGCACAGGCTTAGGCCTTGCCATTAGTAAGCGCTTGGCTGAAATGCAAAACGGTGGTTTATACCTGCAAAGTACTCCGGGCAAAGGCTCTGCTTTTTCCTTGATCCTCTCAATGAGAAAAGGAAACAGGATAGCTGCTTCAGCCTCTAAGGCACCTGTACGCCAAGCCCAGGAGACGCTAAAAAGCAAACAGGTCTTAGTGATAGACGACGACGCCTATAGCCGTAACCTCTGCGAAATGGTACTGCAACGCTGGGGAGCAATTGTTACCTTGGCAGAAGATGGCTATGCGGCACTGGAAGCTGTGAGCAGACAAGCCTTCGACCTGGTGCTTACCGACATTCAGTTGCCGGGCATGAGCGGCAAAGCGTTGGCAAGGGCAATTCGCAAAAAGAACCCGCATATACCTATTGTTGCTCTTACGGCCAATATCATGAGCAATAGCAGCAATTTCTTTGCTAAAACCGGCATATCTGATTATCTCCTGAAACCTTTTTCTGAGCAGGCGCTGCTGCATACACTCACAAAGGCAATCAGCCAGGCAAGCACTGAACCGATGAAACAGCATGCACAAAAGCCGCAGCATAATAAGCAGACGGAAACTCCTGCAGCCCCTCCTTTATATGACCTGACAGAAATGCGGCTTTTCGCGGGAAACGATCAGGAGGCCTTACTCGCTATATTAGAAGTACTGGTCACAGATCATCACCAGAACCTGAAGAAGCTTGCACAGGCGTTTGATGAGGGTAACTGGCAAGGCCTTGGCATAGTGGCTCATAAAATGCTGACTGCCTTTAAGCACCTGAAAGCACACCATATTGCCGATCCGCTCCTTAAACTGGAACAGTTGCTGCACCAGGAAAATACTCCTGATAAAGCACAGCTGGAAAAATTGGTGAAGCACTTGCAGCTAAGTATAACCCTTGTGCTGGATAACCTGAGGCAGGAGATAAAGCAGCTAAGTGCCCGGGAGTTGGAAGTATAG
- a CDS encoding YgcG family protein, with product MKQHILFLYFILAGIVAYAQNNNDFPPRPNPPKLVNDFAGILSANERSALEQKLVNYNDTTSTQITVVTMKSIGGYDVNQYAAELGQRWGVGGKANNNGIVILVAMAERKVSIQTGYGMEHIVPDAIAKRITERTLKPNFQQEAYYKGLDEATSFIISVASGEYQADPNQQQGEGEGEGPSIFFIIIIIMLIVFIISRRGGGGGRGGRRYARTFGGPVIVPGGFGTFRSGGGMFGGGGGGGFGGFGGGSFGGGGASSSW from the coding sequence ATGAAGCAGCATATCCTATTCCTATACTTTATACTAGCCGGCATAGTAGCATATGCTCAGAATAACAATGATTTTCCGCCCAGGCCCAACCCTCCGAAGCTGGTTAACGACTTTGCCGGCATCTTAAGCGCCAACGAAAGAAGTGCACTGGAGCAAAAGCTGGTTAACTACAACGACACCACCTCTACGCAAATAACAGTGGTTACCATGAAATCAATCGGCGGCTATGACGTGAATCAGTATGCGGCAGAGCTGGGGCAGCGTTGGGGAGTAGGTGGCAAGGCAAACAACAACGGCATTGTTATACTTGTTGCCATGGCTGAACGCAAAGTATCTATCCAGACAGGCTATGGGATGGAGCATATCGTGCCCGATGCCATAGCAAAACGCATTACGGAGCGTACCTTAAAGCCAAATTTTCAGCAGGAGGCATACTATAAAGGCTTAGACGAGGCGACCAGTTTTATAATTAGTGTAGCCAGCGGAGAATACCAGGCAGATCCGAATCAGCAGCAAGGAGAGGGCGAAGGCGAAGGCCCTTCTATCTTCTTTATCATTATTATCATCATGCTGATTGTGTTTATCATATCGCGCAGGGGCGGTGGCGGCGGTCGTGGCGGCAGGCGCTATGCCCGTACTTTTGGCGGCCCTGTTATTGTACCCGGCGGCTTTGGCACCTTCAGAAGTGGCGGGGGCATGTTTGGGGGCGGCGGAGGCGGCGGCTTCGGCGGCTTTGGAGGAGGCTCCTTTGGTGGAGGTGGTGCCAGCAGCAGCTGGTAA
- a CDS encoding TPM domain-containing protein — protein sequence MPKDTISEADERLIIKAIQEAETKTSGEIRVHIESNCKGDVLDRATEVFAELHMHLTSQRNGVLFYVAIEDHQFAVLGDAGINAIVPDHFWEDITEVVINHFKRRHYGEGLSKGILMAGEQLKSHFPYDDKGDQNELSDEISFGD from the coding sequence ATGCCTAAAGACACCATTTCGGAAGCCGATGAACGGCTCATCATAAAGGCCATACAAGAGGCAGAGACAAAAACATCGGGAGAAATACGTGTGCACATCGAAAGCAACTGCAAAGGTGATGTACTTGACAGGGCTACCGAAGTCTTTGCAGAACTACACATGCACCTGACCAGTCAGCGAAACGGAGTGCTGTTTTATGTTGCTATAGAAGATCACCAGTTTGCTGTTTTAGGCGATGCGGGCATTAATGCCATTGTTCCCGATCACTTCTGGGAAGACATCACCGAAGTGGTTATCAACCATTTTAAGCGACGGCATTATGGAGAAGGGCTCTCAAAAGGCATCCTGATGGCAGGCGAACAACTTAAGTCGCATTTCCCTTACGATGATAAAGGAGACCAGAACGAATTAAGTGACGAAATCTCTTTTGGAGACTAA
- a CDS encoding LemA family protein, giving the protein MKKALLYLIGFVILASQSSCGYNTMVQKDETVEAAWANVQNAYQRRADLVPNLVNTVKGAANFEQETLTRVIEARSKATSVQLSGDDLTPENIQRFQQAQNELGSSLSRLLVSVEQYPELKANQNFLELQAQLEGTENRIAVERRNFNNAVQDYNTTVRSFPNNIMAGIYGFERKGHFQADADAQRAPTVQF; this is encoded by the coding sequence ATGAAAAAAGCACTTTTATATCTCATCGGTTTTGTAATTCTGGCTTCCCAATCTTCCTGCGGGTATAATACCATGGTTCAGAAAGACGAAACAGTGGAGGCGGCATGGGCAAACGTGCAGAATGCTTACCAGCGCCGAGCCGACCTGGTTCCAAACTTGGTAAATACAGTAAAAGGTGCTGCTAATTTTGAGCAGGAAACCTTAACACGTGTAATTGAAGCAAGATCGAAAGCTACCAGTGTACAGTTAAGCGGAGATGATCTTACGCCTGAAAATATACAGCGTTTCCAGCAGGCTCAGAACGAGCTTGGCAGCTCCCTCAGCAGGTTGCTGGTAAGTGTAGAGCAGTACCCGGAGCTGAAGGCAAACCAGAACTTCCTGGAGCTACAGGCTCAGCTGGAAGGTACCGAAAACCGCATTGCCGTAGAGCGGCGAAACTTCAATAATGCCGTGCAGGATTATAATACCACGGTGCGCTCTTTCCCCAACAATATTATGGCCGGTATCTACGGCTTCGAGCGTAAAGGGCACTTTCAGGCAGACGCAGACGCACAGAGAGCTCCTACGGTACAGTTTTAA
- a CDS encoding sugar phosphate nucleotidyltransferase — MKAVIPVAGVGSKLRPHTHTQPKSLVPVADNTILGHIVEKLIQAGIEDFVFIIGYMGEKIERYIRTKYPQLKVEFVVQEPREGLGHALWVARDTYKDEDSILIMLGDAIVDVDLQAIIEAPHSVLGVKKVSKPSLFGVSEVGTDEFIVRLVEKPIIPKSNFALVGLYKIIQPRKLVESLDYIIKEDIRTQQEYHLTDALMHMIRNGEKMTTWAVDHWFDCGKKETLLEANATLLSRPQFRERDYSQQYPGNIIIPPVSIGDNCTITNSIIGPNVAIGDNTSIYRSTLSNSIIGTYSELRYALMHDSIIGSDASFKGLSHSLNIGDSTEINFGQ; from the coding sequence ATGAAAGCAGTTATACCCGTTGCAGGAGTAGGCTCAAAGCTTCGCCCGCACACGCACACGCAGCCGAAGTCGCTGGTGCCTGTGGCTGATAATACTATACTGGGGCATATAGTAGAGAAGCTGATACAAGCTGGTATAGAAGATTTTGTTTTTATAATCGGGTATATGGGGGAGAAGATAGAGCGCTACATCCGCACCAAATATCCGCAGCTGAAAGTAGAGTTTGTCGTGCAGGAACCGCGTGAGGGCTTAGGCCATGCTTTGTGGGTGGCACGCGATACATATAAAGACGAAGACAGCATCCTGATTATGCTGGGCGATGCTATTGTAGACGTAGACCTGCAGGCAATTATTGAGGCTCCGCATTCTGTTCTGGGTGTAAAGAAAGTATCCAAGCCTTCGCTGTTTGGTGTTTCAGAAGTAGGCACAGACGAGTTTATTGTCAGGCTGGTGGAAAAGCCGATTATTCCCAAATCCAACTTTGCCCTTGTGGGACTTTATAAGATCATACAGCCCCGCAAACTGGTGGAGTCTCTGGATTATATTATCAAAGAAGATATCCGAACGCAGCAGGAGTACCACCTGACTGACGCGCTGATGCACATGATCCGGAACGGTGAAAAAATGACAACCTGGGCTGTGGACCATTGGTTTGACTGTGGGAAAAAGGAAACCTTGCTGGAGGCCAATGCCACACTGTTAAGCAGGCCGCAGTTCAGGGAGCGCGACTACAGCCAACAGTATCCCGGCAATATTATTATACCTCCGGTAAGTATAGGCGATAACTGCACCATCACGAATTCCATTATAGGACCTAATGTAGCTATAGGAGATAATACTTCTATTTATCGCTCTACCTTAAGCAATTCCATTATAGGCACCTACTCCGAACTGCGCTATGCCCTGATGCACGACTCCATTATAGGCAGCGATGCTTCTTTTAAAGGCCTTAGCCATAGCCTAAACATCGGCGACAGCACCGAGATAAACTTCGGGCAGTAG
- a CDS encoding 2OG-Fe(II) oxygenase — protein sequence MEELEEHLQQFELLADKLSEDGYAIIDNFISKQQIRDLLAVLNHHQEQGTFKKAGIGASDQYQVDKQVRGDYIRWIEPSQALPPTRVFLNRMDELMRYINRTCYLGLKDYEFHFTVYPPGTVYKRHIDQFQTNDHRQLSCILYLNEDWLPEHGGNLRLYLPKVDGSEEEIDVLPVAGRLACFRSNLLPHEVLPATRHRYSLTGWLKDQLNELPFL from the coding sequence ATGGAGGAGTTAGAAGAACATCTGCAACAATTTGAGCTATTAGCCGACAAGTTGTCGGAAGACGGATATGCTATAATAGACAATTTTATAAGTAAACAGCAGATCAGGGACCTTCTGGCGGTTCTGAACCACCACCAGGAGCAGGGTACATTCAAGAAAGCCGGCATAGGTGCTTCTGATCAGTACCAGGTAGACAAGCAGGTGCGTGGCGATTATATCCGCTGGATTGAGCCGTCGCAGGCATTACCACCCACGCGTGTGTTCCTGAATCGTATGGATGAGTTGATGCGCTACATTAACCGCACCTGCTACCTGGGCTTAAAAGATTACGAATTCCATTTCACGGTTTACCCGCCAGGCACTGTATACAAGCGCCACATAGATCAGTTTCAGACAAATGATCACCGCCAGTTGTCGTGCATCCTGTACCTGAACGAGGACTGGCTGCCTGAGCATGGCGGCAACCTGCGCCTGTACCTTCCGAAGGTAGACGGCTCGGAGGAGGAAATTGATGTACTGCCTGTAGCAGGTCGCCTGGCCTGCTTCAGAAGCAATCTACTACCACACGAGGTACTGCCAGCTACCCGCCACCGCTATAGCCTTACAGGTTGGCTGAAAGACCAGCTGAATGAACTGCCGTTTTTGTAA
- a CDS encoding prolyl oligopeptidase family protein, whose translation MKKTTTILLAGSLLVASACKSTQTDSTATGMNTETLQTQASTPGTPALTYPDTKKVNHTDDYFGTKVADPYRWQETHDDELDQWIAEENKVTQTYFSSIPFRDKIKDRLTQIWNYPKYGAPFKKGGKYYFYKNDGLQNQSVLYVQESLEAEPKVFLDPNKFSEDGTVALTSLAFSKDATYAVYGTSSGGSDWNTFYVLDVATGKKLDDQVDWVKFSGASWYKNGFFYSRYDAPTEGNKLANKNEFHKVYYHKIGTPQSQDQLVYEDKEHALRNFYGGTTDDERFLVLYASEGASGANALYYKDLADAKSTIKPIVTNFESEYSVVDNVGDKLLVHTNKNAPRYRLVLIDPKKPQEQHWQVVIPESENVMTGASLVSGRIITTYMKDAASEVLVFDTKGKQLSKVELPAIGTVGGFSGEKEDKEVFFTFTSFTYPATIYRYDVPNNKVTLFRKAEVNVDTDACETKQIFYTSKDGTQVPMFIVHKKGLQLNGNNPTYLYAYGGFNVSMTPGFSIANMLWLENGGVYAMPNLRGGGEYGEEWHKAGMTPNKQNVFDDFIAAAEYLIKEGYTSSEKLAVSGGSNGGLLVGAFMTQRPKLAKVAIPAVGVMDMLRFHKFTIGWAWVPEYGSSDNEAQFKNLYAFSPLHNIKEGVKYPATLVKTADHDDRVVPAHSFKFIAELQDKGAPGNPYLIRIDVRAGHGAGKPTSLVIQEWADTWSFIYHNMGVNPYLNQ comes from the coding sequence ATGAAAAAGACAACTACAATTTTGCTTGCCGGCAGCCTGCTAGTTGCATCGGCATGTAAATCAACACAAACAGACTCTACCGCCACAGGCATGAATACAGAAACATTACAAACACAGGCATCGACACCAGGCACACCAGCACTAACTTATCCTGATACAAAAAAAGTAAATCACACAGATGATTATTTCGGTACGAAGGTAGCCGACCCGTATCGCTGGCAGGAAACCCACGACGACGAACTGGACCAGTGGATAGCAGAAGAAAATAAAGTAACGCAGACATACTTCAGCAGTATTCCTTTCCGCGATAAAATTAAAGATCGCCTGACCCAAATCTGGAATTACCCTAAATATGGTGCTCCTTTTAAGAAGGGCGGAAAGTATTACTTCTATAAAAATGACGGACTGCAAAACCAAAGCGTACTTTATGTGCAGGAATCGCTGGAGGCAGAGCCAAAGGTTTTTCTGGACCCGAATAAGTTTTCCGAAGACGGCACTGTAGCACTTACGTCGCTGGCTTTCTCGAAAGACGCAACTTATGCAGTATATGGTACCTCCAGCGGGGGCTCCGACTGGAACACATTTTATGTTCTGGATGTAGCCACAGGAAAGAAACTCGACGACCAGGTGGACTGGGTAAAGTTTTCAGGTGCTTCCTGGTATAAGAACGGCTTCTTCTACAGCCGTTACGATGCGCCCACCGAAGGAAACAAGCTGGCAAATAAAAATGAATTTCATAAGGTATACTACCACAAAATAGGGACACCGCAAAGCCAGGACCAGCTGGTATACGAGGATAAAGAGCATGCGCTACGCAATTTTTACGGTGGCACTACAGACGATGAGCGTTTTCTGGTGTTATATGCTTCGGAAGGAGCCAGCGGTGCCAATGCTTTATACTACAAAGATCTGGCAGATGCCAAATCAACTATCAAACCTATAGTTACCAATTTTGAGTCGGAGTATAGTGTGGTAGACAATGTGGGCGACAAGCTGCTGGTGCATACCAATAAAAATGCGCCACGTTACCGCCTGGTGCTCATAGACCCTAAAAAGCCGCAGGAACAGCACTGGCAGGTTGTAATTCCTGAATCTGAAAACGTAATGACGGGAGCCTCGTTGGTTAGTGGCAGAATTATAACCACCTATATGAAAGATGCGGCCAGCGAAGTGTTGGTGTTTGATACCAAAGGCAAGCAGCTAAGCAAGGTAGAGCTGCCTGCTATAGGTACAGTAGGTGGCTTTAGTGGGGAGAAAGAGGATAAGGAAGTGTTTTTCACCTTTACCTCCTTTACCTATCCTGCCACTATTTACCGTTACGATGTGCCGAATAACAAAGTAACACTGTTCCGCAAAGCAGAAGTAAATGTGGATACCGATGCATGCGAAACCAAACAGATTTTTTATACCTCTAAAGATGGCACCCAAGTGCCTATGTTTATTGTGCACAAAAAAGGGCTGCAACTGAATGGCAATAACCCGACCTACCTATATGCCTACGGCGGCTTTAATGTGTCTATGACGCCAGGCTTTAGCATTGCCAATATGCTTTGGCTGGAGAATGGTGGTGTATACGCTATGCCGAACCTGCGTGGCGGTGGTGAGTACGGTGAAGAGTGGCACAAAGCAGGCATGACACCGAACAAGCAGAACGTATTCGACGACTTTATAGCAGCTGCCGAGTACCTGATAAAAGAAGGATATACCTCAAGCGAAAAGTTAGCAGTTTCAGGTGGTTCTAACGGAGGATTACTGGTTGGAGCCTTTATGACACAACGCCCCAAACTGGCAAAAGTGGCCATCCCTGCAGTTGGTGTAATGGATATGCTGCGCTTCCATAAGTTTACAATTGGCTGGGCTTGGGTGCCTGAATATGGTTCATCAGACAATGAAGCACAGTTTAAAAACCTGTACGCTTTCTCGCCGCTGCATAATATTAAAGAAGGCGTAAAATATCCGGCAACCCTGGTTAAAACTGCCGATCACGACGACCGGGTAGTACCTGCACACTCTTTTAAATTCATAGCAGAACTGCAGGATAAAGGAGCGCCCGGGAACCCATACCTGATCAGGATAGATGTACGGGCAGGACACGGTGCCGGAAAGCCAACTTCGCTGGTAATACAGGAATGGGCAGATACCTGGTCTTTCATTTACCATAACATGGGTGTTAACCCTTATCTGAACCAGTAA
- a CDS encoding acyl-[acyl-carrier-protein] thioesterase produces the protein MSKGGESTFIVRSSEIDFRGQVTLPVLVSYLQEAAWDNTTTLGISMYDLLEKGLTWVLSRLRIEMFRYPKHRDQVMVETWASGREKVFLHRDFRIYNAERELLGQATSVWLVMDVVKRQLTSVPDFITAVEIATGYEPLPFAKGKLPALAEAAFEQHVQVKWHDIDLNRHVNNTHYLRWALEALPIEVLEQQQLREADIIFRSESTLGDTIVSLAAPTEPGLYLHKLADEATGKELVQAQTKWK, from the coding sequence ATGTCTAAAGGAGGAGAAAGTACTTTCATCGTGAGGTCGAGCGAGATTGATTTCCGGGGACAGGTAACCTTGCCGGTTTTGGTAAGCTACCTGCAGGAAGCAGCCTGGGATAATACGACTACTTTGGGAATATCAATGTATGATTTGCTGGAGAAAGGGCTTACCTGGGTGCTGTCGCGGTTGCGCATAGAAATGTTCCGGTATCCGAAACACCGCGATCAGGTAATGGTAGAGACATGGGCATCAGGAAGAGAAAAAGTTTTTCTGCACCGCGATTTCAGAATTTACAATGCAGAGCGGGAGCTACTGGGGCAGGCTACCAGTGTGTGGCTGGTAATGGATGTCGTAAAGCGGCAGCTGACTTCAGTTCCGGATTTTATAACGGCTGTAGAAATAGCCACTGGTTATGAGCCCCTGCCATTTGCTAAAGGCAAGTTGCCTGCCCTGGCAGAAGCTGCGTTTGAACAGCATGTGCAGGTAAAATGGCACGATATAGACCTGAATAGGCATGTGAATAATACGCACTATTTGCGCTGGGCTTTAGAAGCATTACCAATAGAGGTATTAGAGCAGCAGCAGCTCCGGGAGGCAGACATCATTTTTCGTTCCGAAAGCACTTTAGGTGATACCATAGTGTCTTTGGCCGCGCCAACCGAACCTGGCCTATACTTACATAAGCTGGCAGATGAGGCAACCGGTAAAGAACTGGTGCAGGCCCAAACAAAGTGGAAATAA